In Candidatus Cloacimonas sp., one DNA window encodes the following:
- the dnaB gene encoding replicative DNA helicase: MAKQSEAEKLNKAKTERALPADINAEAALLSAMLIDSEVVSKGIEKIKEEYFYRNVHKLIFRTMQELFFEGIEIDQLTLINRLERNNLLEKVGGIPYINEIADFVVSSANFDYHLNIVTDQALLRHLILAANGIIENCYTAAKPVKSIVDEAEQAIFAIAELPSHQGFVRFDQISQEVLDNIDKIASTKVPVTGVSSGFTDLDRFTGGFRPGQFIIIAARPAMGKTSLALNIAANAAVNLNKKVAVFSMEMAADEVIMRMFSSASEVKMDGMLRGYGMNEEKLIRIMQASEVLSSKHIYIDDSGTNTPLDIRAKTRRLAAEIGGLDLIMIDYLQLMTLTREKDNRQQEISEISRALKILAKDMKIPVIALSQLNRAAENREDKKPKLADLRESGAIEQDADLVMFIYRDEYYFPETTQKTGIAEIIISKNRHGATGNLELGFEKEFTLFRPLETKYEQ, from the coding sequence ATGGCAAAACAAAGCGAAGCGGAAAAACTGAATAAAGCCAAAACAGAAAGAGCTCTACCTGCTGATATCAATGCCGAAGCAGCTTTGCTTTCCGCAATGCTTATAGATAGTGAGGTAGTTAGCAAAGGCATAGAAAAAATAAAGGAAGAATACTTTTACCGCAATGTGCATAAACTAATCTTTCGCACAATGCAAGAACTCTTCTTTGAAGGGATTGAGATAGATCAATTAACTTTAATTAACCGCCTGGAAAGAAATAACCTGTTGGAAAAAGTAGGGGGCATTCCTTACATTAACGAAATTGCCGATTTTGTGGTCTCTTCCGCTAATTTTGATTACCATCTTAATATTGTAACAGATCAGGCGTTACTACGACATTTAATTTTAGCAGCCAATGGAATTATTGAAAACTGTTACACCGCGGCAAAACCGGTTAAATCAATTGTAGATGAAGCAGAGCAGGCAATTTTCGCCATCGCTGAATTACCCAGTCATCAGGGTTTTGTGCGTTTTGATCAAATCAGCCAGGAAGTTCTGGATAATATAGATAAAATTGCCTCTACTAAAGTTCCTGTTACCGGCGTGAGCAGTGGTTTTACCGATTTAGACCGTTTTACAGGTGGTTTCAGACCAGGACAATTTATCATCATAGCTGCCCGTCCGGCAATGGGAAAGACCTCTCTGGCTTTAAATATTGCTGCTAATGCTGCCGTAAATCTGAATAAGAAAGTTGCTGTTTTTTCTATGGAAATGGCTGCAGACGAAGTAATTATGCGAATGTTCAGTTCCGCCTCCGAAGTAAAAATGGATGGAATGTTACGGGGCTATGGAATGAACGAAGAAAAGCTGATTCGGATTATGCAGGCATCGGAAGTTCTTTCTTCCAAGCACATTTACATTGATGACTCGGGAACAAACACTCCTTTGGATATTAGAGCCAAAACAAGACGCCTGGCTGCTGAAATCGGTGGATTAGACCTAATTATGATTGACTATTTACAATTGATGACGCTAACCCGCGAAAAAGATAACCGCCAACAGGAAATTTCCGAAATCTCCAGAGCATTAAAAATCTTAGCCAAAGATATGAAAATTCCGGTGATAGCTCTTTCTCAGCTAAATCGGGCTGCTGAGAACAGAGAAGATAAAAAACCCAAACTGGCAGACCTGAGAGAATCCGGTGCCATTGAACAAGATGCAGACCTGGTAATGTTTATCTATCGGGATGAATATTATTTCCCGGAAACCACGCAAAAAACGGGTATCGCGGAAATTATTATCA